The Sedimentisphaera salicampi genome includes a region encoding these proteins:
- a CDS encoding glutamine--tRNA ligase/YqeY domain fusion protein, whose product MDSENTKNTERLDFIRTIVKNDLESGKWDKVVTRFPPEPNGYLHIGHAKSICLNFGIAEEFSGQCNLRFDDTNPSKEEDEYVESIKEDVSWLGFDWNGGLYFASDYFEKMYELAVELIKQGKAYVCDLSSEEIRQYRGTLTEPGRESPYRNRSVEENLNLFERMRSGEFGDGEKVLRAKIDMKSPNINMRDPVMYRILHAPHHRTGDKWCIYPMYDWAHGLEDSIEGVTHSICTLEFEHHRPLYDWFLENLPVHRPRQYEFARLNLNYMVMSKRKLLRLVQEGYVDGWDDPRMPTISGMRRRGFSPDSIRNFCKVIGVNKFNSTVDYALLEHCLRQDLNAHSPRVMAVLDPLKVVITNYPEDGSEEFDIAVNPEDESAGKRKVPFSKEIYVEKKDFMIDPPRKFFRLAPGREVRLRGAYFIKCEDYKLDEKGEVAEVHCTYDPESRGGSSPDGRKVRGTLHWVSAEHALKVKVNIYEHLFTTENPEETQEGQDFTANINENSLQTINNCLIEPSVKDAEPLDRYQFERIGYFCVDKDSSPEKLIFNRTVTLKDTWAKMQKKKQQAKK is encoded by the coding sequence ATGGACAGCGAAAATACAAAAAACACTGAAAGACTTGACTTCATCAGAACCATCGTTAAAAACGATCTCGAATCGGGCAAGTGGGATAAGGTTGTAACGCGTTTCCCGCCCGAGCCGAACGGATACCTCCACATAGGCCACGCAAAGAGCATCTGCCTTAATTTTGGTATAGCCGAAGAATTTTCCGGCCAGTGCAACCTGCGCTTCGACGATACGAACCCCTCGAAAGAGGAAGACGAGTATGTCGAATCGATAAAAGAGGATGTGTCTTGGTTAGGCTTCGACTGGAACGGAGGGCTGTATTTCGCCTCAGACTATTTCGAGAAGATGTATGAGCTGGCAGTGGAGCTGATAAAGCAGGGCAAGGCATACGTATGCGACCTCTCCAGCGAAGAGATCCGCCAATACCGCGGCACGCTCACCGAGCCCGGCAGGGAAAGCCCATACAGGAACAGGAGCGTTGAAGAGAACCTCAATCTTTTCGAGAGGATGCGCAGCGGCGAATTCGGAGATGGCGAGAAGGTGCTCAGAGCCAAAATCGATATGAAGAGCCCGAACATAAATATGCGCGATCCGGTTATGTACCGCATACTGCACGCACCCCACCACAGAACCGGCGATAAATGGTGTATATACCCGATGTACGACTGGGCGCATGGCCTTGAGGACTCAATCGAAGGCGTTACCCACTCAATCTGCACACTCGAATTCGAACATCACCGCCCGCTTTACGACTGGTTTCTCGAAAATCTGCCCGTGCACAGGCCGCGGCAGTACGAATTCGCCCGCTTGAATCTTAACTATATGGTTATGAGCAAACGCAAGCTCCTAAGGCTCGTTCAGGAAGGCTATGTTGACGGCTGGGACGATCCGAGAATGCCAACGATTTCCGGCATGAGAAGGCGCGGCTTCAGCCCGGATTCTATAAGGAATTTCTGCAAGGTGATTGGGGTTAACAAGTTCAACAGCACCGTTGATTATGCCCTTCTCGAACACTGCCTCCGGCAGGATCTCAATGCCCACTCGCCAAGGGTGATGGCAGTGCTGGATCCGCTGAAAGTGGTAATCACGAACTATCCGGAAGACGGCAGCGAAGAGTTTGATATAGCGGTTAATCCGGAAGATGAATCTGCGGGGAAGAGGAAAGTTCCGTTCTCGAAGGAAATCTACGTTGAGAAGAAAGACTTTATGATAGACCCGCCGCGAAAATTCTTCCGTCTCGCCCCGGGCAGGGAAGTTCGTCTCAGAGGGGCATACTTCATCAAATGCGAGGACTACAAGCTCGATGAAAAGGGAGAGGTAGCGGAGGTTCACTGCACCTACGACCCCGAGAGCAGGGGAGGAAGCTCGCCGGACGGGAGAAAGGTGCGGGGAACACTGCACTGGGTCTCCGCTGAGCATGCCCTGAAGGTGAAGGTGAATATCTACGAGCATCTTTTCACCACAGAAAACCCCGAAGAAACGCAAGAAGGGCAGGACTTTACCGCCAACATCAATGAAAACTCACTTCAGACAATCAATAACTGCCTTATCGAGCCGAGCGTAAAGGACGCAGAGCCTTTAGACAGATATCAGTTTGAGAGGATAGGATATTTCTGCGTGGATAAAGATTCAAGCCCTGAAAAACTTATCTTCAACAGAACCGTTACCCTGAAAGATACATGGGCAAAAATGCAGAAAAAAAAGCAGCAGGCAAAGAAGTAA
- a CDS encoding type II secretion system protein, which yields MKQKAFTLIELLVVISIIALLMAVLMPALGKARKQAMNTMCKTNLHSWMQATSLYLADNNDSFWPGFYGSGSQGDKAEKSLWWMDVLGEYYDNIDELRVCPRADEPRQYYDGRQNPKANEPFAAWGIYNKSNNLFGRKVDGHYGSYLVNGWVQNKYWDYVDVDFKQKFWKLSSAITTPSNVPIFTDGQHIDAWPNSGDNPPPTETTRWSSNGSHFGRIVQNRHGDAQNVLTADGAVNTVGLKKLWTYKWHRTYDTHGRWTSSADQAPDWPEWMEGMKDY from the coding sequence ATGAAACAGAAGGCTTTTACATTAATTGAACTTCTCGTAGTGATTTCAATTATAGCTCTGCTTATGGCTGTTTTGATGCCGGCATTGGGCAAGGCAAGGAAGCAGGCGATGAATACGATGTGCAAAACCAACCTCCACAGCTGGATGCAGGCAACGAGCCTTTACCTGGCAGACAACAACGACAGTTTCTGGCCGGGCTTCTATGGCTCAGGGTCTCAAGGCGATAAAGCTGAGAAAAGCTTGTGGTGGATGGATGTACTGGGCGAATATTACGATAATATAGATGAATTGAGGGTTTGCCCGAGGGCGGACGAGCCGAGGCAGTATTATGATGGCCGGCAGAATCCAAAAGCCAACGAGCCTTTCGCAGCTTGGGGAATCTACAATAAGAGCAACAACTTATTCGGCCGGAAAGTTGACGGCCATTACGGCAGCTATTTGGTTAATGGATGGGTCCAGAATAAATATTGGGATTATGTTGATGTTGATTTTAAACAAAAATTCTGGAAGCTCAGCTCAGCTATAACCACCCCTTCAAATGTGCCGATTTTTACAGACGGACAGCATATCGATGCATGGCCGAATTCAGGCGATAACCCGCCGCCAACGGAGACAACGAGATGGAGTTCAAACGGCTCTCATTTCGGGCGTATTGTTCAAAACAGGCACGGAGATGCGCAGAATGTATTAACCGCAGATGGTGCTGTTAATACCGTTGGGCTGAAGAAGCTCTGGACATATAAATGGCACAGAACTTACGATACCCACGGCAGATGGACATCCTCCGCCGACCAGGCCCCGGACTGGCCTGAATGGATGGAAGGAATGAAAGATTACTAA